One window of Corynebacterium accolens genomic DNA carries:
- the galK gene encoding galactokinase: MPNWFTTRTDEELATAAHRLFVETFAEDEAGAAAPEPVGVWAAPGRVNLIGEHIDYAGGASIPFALEQNTAVAVRPRTDGAIRIASEFDGSVAQACVPLSSVWPRHPADWSGYVAGTIWAAVEADLLQCDGLDIAIVSDVPVGSGLSSSAALECSIAVAAYELDHGHLPDDAARAGLVEACIRAENEVVGASTGGLDQNASLFGQRGKALFLDFATGAVERIPFDIASQDLVLLIADTNAPHTLSDGQYASRRGVIDDVQSAAGCTIRDIPDAVDFAAIVAEKSSDSAELYQRRVRHVVEETERTLSAASALCASDLDTFRQLMRDSHGSLRDLYEVTTPELDSAFNAAGELGARMTGGGFGGAVIALIAKNDVDATAQAIEEAAAQQGFPAPTFVVARPGEGARRLH; the protein is encoded by the coding sequence ATGCCTAATTGGTTTACTACGCGCACGGACGAGGAACTCGCAACCGCTGCCCATCGGCTTTTCGTGGAGACTTTCGCTGAAGATGAGGCAGGTGCTGCTGCCCCTGAGCCGGTGGGGGTGTGGGCGGCTCCAGGGCGGGTAAACCTCATCGGCGAGCATATTGACTATGCCGGTGGCGCATCCATTCCTTTTGCCTTGGAACAAAATACGGCCGTGGCCGTGCGCCCGCGTACAGATGGCGCAATTCGCATTGCATCGGAATTCGATGGTTCCGTAGCTCAGGCCTGTGTCCCGCTTTCTAGCGTGTGGCCGAGGCATCCCGCTGACTGGTCAGGCTACGTCGCTGGCACAATTTGGGCGGCGGTGGAAGCCGATCTATTGCAATGCGATGGACTCGATATCGCGATTGTATCGGACGTTCCCGTTGGCTCTGGTTTATCCAGTTCTGCAGCGTTGGAGTGCTCTATTGCCGTAGCGGCTTATGAGCTTGACCATGGGCATTTACCCGATGACGCTGCCCGCGCCGGGCTCGTTGAAGCCTGTATTCGCGCGGAGAACGAGGTGGTTGGCGCCTCCACCGGGGGACTGGATCAAAATGCCAGCCTCTTTGGGCAGCGTGGAAAGGCCTTATTCCTCGATTTTGCTACCGGTGCCGTCGAACGCATCCCATTCGATATCGCCTCCCAAGACTTGGTGCTGCTCATTGCGGATACCAACGCACCTCACACGCTTTCCGATGGCCAATACGCCTCCCGCCGCGGAGTTATCGATGACGTGCAATCCGCAGCTGGGTGCACCATCCGCGATATTCCGGATGCCGTGGACTTTGCCGCAATCGTTGCCGAAAAGTCCTCGGATTCGGCCGAGCTGTACCAAAGGCGCGTGCGCCATGTGGTGGAAGAAACCGAGCGCACCTTGAGCGCTGCTTCCGCCTTGTGCGCATCTGATTTGGACACATTTCGCCAGCTGATGCGCGATAGCCATGGCTCGCTGCGGGATCTTTACGAGGTCACAACGCCCGAACTCGACTCTGCTTTTAACGCGGCAGGTGAGCTCGGTGCGCGCATGACTGGCGGTGGCTTTGGCGGCGCAGTTATCGCCCTAATAGCGAAGAACGACGTGGACGCGACCGCGCAGGCTATTGAAGAAGCAGCGGCACAGCAGGGCTTTCCCGCTCCGACCTTCGTGGTGGCCCGCCCTGGAGAGGGCGCGCGCCGATTGCACTAA
- the galT gene encoding galactose-1-phosphate uridylyltransferase, whose amino-acid sequence MVDITHATLADGREIIYFDDQPHSDRVLDDARDIPTVAPASEMRRDPLTGDWVAFAAHRMNRTFMPPANENPLAPTRPDQLPTEIPSPSYDVVVFENRFPSFSMAATIEEPDNDELLGMVPRLPAHARCEVVCFTEDPTLSFRDLPESRIRTVIEAWAHRTAALSAIDGVQQVFPFENRGEEIGVTLQHPHGQIYSYPFLSPRLRSIVDSVRAYDGDLFQDLLDREREASNHIIAETEHFTVLVPAAAKWPLEAMVLPNEDVPDFSALNEEQRADLAPLLKKLYSAVDRFFEGVEKTPYIAGWTQAPVDPSVREGIRMHLQLFSLMRSPNRMKYLAGSESAQGVWINDTTPERIAARFKEVWDA is encoded by the coding sequence ATGGTTGATATCACCCATGCCACGCTTGCCGATGGCCGCGAGATCATCTACTTCGACGATCAGCCGCATTCCGACCGCGTGCTTGATGATGCCCGCGATATTCCCACCGTTGCTCCCGCTTCCGAAATGCGGCGCGATCCCTTGACGGGAGACTGGGTTGCTTTCGCCGCACACCGCATGAACAGAACCTTCATGCCGCCGGCAAATGAGAACCCTCTAGCCCCGACGCGGCCAGACCAACTGCCTACTGAGATTCCCAGCCCCAGCTATGACGTGGTGGTTTTTGAAAACCGCTTTCCCTCTTTCTCCATGGCCGCCACGATTGAGGAGCCGGATAATGATGAGCTCCTCGGCATGGTCCCGCGCCTGCCAGCCCATGCCCGTTGCGAGGTGGTGTGCTTTACCGAGGACCCAACCCTTTCATTCCGCGATTTGCCTGAATCCCGTATTCGCACCGTGATCGAGGCCTGGGCACACCGCACCGCCGCATTATCCGCCATCGACGGAGTGCAGCAAGTATTCCCCTTTGAAAATCGCGGGGAAGAAATCGGGGTTACCCTCCAGCACCCGCATGGCCAGATTTATTCTTATCCATTCCTTTCCCCACGGTTGCGCTCCATTGTGGATTCGGTTCGCGCCTATGACGGCGATCTTTTCCAGGATCTTCTCGATAGGGAACGGGAAGCTAGCAATCACATTATCGCGGAGACTGAGCATTTCACTGTCCTCGTTCCAGCGGCTGCTAAGTGGCCGCTGGAGGCGATGGTGCTACCGAACGAGGACGTCCCAGACTTTTCTGCGCTGAACGAAGAGCAACGCGCCGATTTAGCGCCCCTGTTGAAAAAGCTCTATTCCGCGGTTGACCGCTTCTTTGAAGGTGTGGAAAAGACCCCATACATTGCTGGATGGACCCAAGCGCCAGTGGATCCGTCTGTCCGCGAGGGCATCCGCATGCACCTGCAACTCTTTTCTCTCATGCGCTCGCCAAATCGCATGAAGTATCTTGCCGGGTCTGAATCCGCGCAGGGAGTGTGGATTAATGACACCACCCCAGAACGCATCGCTGCACGCTTTAAGGAGGTCTGGGATGCCTAA
- a CDS encoding sodium:solute symporter family protein, with protein METAESVLRLDASWVDYLLVAIYFLFVLGIGWAAKARVSNSIDFFLSGRGLPAWVTGLAFVSANLGAVEIIGMSANGVEYGFQTMHYFWIGAVPAMVFLGIVMMPFYYGSKVRSVPEFMRKRFGNAAHLVNAISFAIAQLLIAGVNLYLLATIVEALLGWQMWVSLLVAGLIVLSYITLGGLSAAIYNEVLQFFVIVAALAPLTIIGLNRVGGWSGLKDAVADESHFHTWPGTEISGFENPVWSVIGIVLGLGFVLSFGYWTTNFVEVQRAMASDSISAARKTPIIGAFPKMFIPFLVVIPGMVASVSVADLMEQRAEPNDAILLLMRDLLPNGLLGVAIAGLLASFMAGMAANISAFNTVMSYDIWQTYVVKDREDDYYLKFGRWATVAATAIAIFTALLAKNFGNIMDYLQTLFGFFNAPLFATFILGMFWKRMTPHAGWSGLVAGTASAIAFWYVATFTDAINLPGQGTAFVAAGVAFVVDILVSIIVSMCTQPKPDSELVGFVSSVTPKGHFEDYTEKSLPWYQQTVPLGIICLVIAVGLNIIFA; from the coding sequence ATGGAAACAGCTGAATCCGTATTGAGGCTGGATGCCTCATGGGTGGACTACCTGTTGGTAGCCATTTACTTCCTATTCGTTTTGGGCATCGGCTGGGCGGCAAAGGCCCGGGTCTCAAACTCCATTGACTTCTTTTTATCGGGTAGGGGACTTCCGGCCTGGGTAACCGGGTTGGCCTTCGTTTCCGCCAATCTGGGTGCGGTAGAAATTATTGGTATGTCCGCCAATGGTGTGGAGTATGGCTTCCAGACCATGCACTACTTCTGGATCGGCGCCGTTCCCGCCATGGTATTTCTTGGCATCGTGATGATGCCGTTTTATTACGGCTCCAAGGTGCGCTCGGTTCCAGAGTTTATGCGCAAACGCTTTGGCAATGCAGCGCACTTGGTCAATGCAATTTCTTTCGCCATCGCGCAGCTGCTTATCGCCGGAGTGAACCTGTATCTCTTGGCCACCATCGTGGAAGCCTTGTTGGGCTGGCAGATGTGGGTATCTCTGCTGGTAGCAGGACTCATTGTGCTGTCCTACATCACGTTGGGTGGCCTATCGGCAGCGATTTATAACGAGGTATTGCAGTTCTTCGTCATCGTGGCTGCGCTCGCACCTTTGACGATTATCGGCCTTAACCGAGTCGGCGGATGGAGCGGCTTGAAAGATGCCGTTGCTGATGAATCGCACTTTCACACGTGGCCGGGCACGGAAATTTCCGGTTTCGAAAACCCCGTGTGGTCGGTCATCGGAATCGTCTTGGGTTTGGGCTTTGTGCTGTCTTTCGGCTACTGGACCACGAACTTCGTCGAGGTGCAGCGAGCAATGGCCTCAGATTCCATTTCCGCTGCTCGCAAGACTCCGATTATCGGTGCCTTCCCAAAGATGTTTATCCCATTCTTGGTGGTAATTCCGGGCATGGTGGCTTCGGTATCGGTTGCGGACCTGATGGAACAACGGGCTGAACCGAATGATGCCATCTTGTTGCTGATGCGTGATTTGCTGCCTAATGGCCTTTTGGGCGTGGCCATTGCGGGCTTGTTGGCATCCTTTATGGCTGGTATGGCCGCCAATATCTCTGCCTTTAACACAGTTATGTCCTATGACATCTGGCAAACGTATGTGGTTAAGGATCGTGAGGACGATTATTACCTCAAGTTCGGGCGATGGGCTACGGTAGCGGCGACGGCGATTGCGATTTTCACCGCGTTGTTGGCGAAAAACTTTGGCAATATCATGGATTACCTGCAAACGCTCTTTGGATTCTTTAATGCGCCGCTCTTCGCCACGTTCATCTTGGGCATGTTCTGGAAGCGGATGACTCCGCACGCCGGTTGGTCGGGCTTGGTTGCCGGTACGGCTTCGGCGATTGCGTTCTGGTACGTAGCTACCTTCACTGACGCCATTAATCTTCCGGGGCAGGGAACTGCGTTCGTTGCTGCTGGTGTCGCCTTCGTTGTGGATATCCTTGTGTCCATCATCGTCAGCATGTGCACCCAGCCCAAACCTGACAGCGAGCTTGTGGGCTTCGTCTCCTCCGTTACCCCAAAGGGTCACTTCGAGGACTACACCGAAAAGTCCCTGCCGTGGTACCAGCAAACTGTCCCACTGGGCATTATTTGCCTCGTCATTGCCGTCGGCCTCAACATCATCTTTGCCTAA
- a CDS encoding aldose 1-epimerase family protein, with translation MTGYTSNEERADIECVSISHGDYLAEIALWGGGVKSLTFRGRPLLETYKDKPPMMAGVVLAPWPNRTEDGQFTWQGEHYQLDLTEPERNNAIHGLAVDWWKLVEQHKDEVTLTFSIGPHNGWPWTVELVATYAVDDSGLHSHLKAVTEHAEDIPFAYGLHLYLSAQGAPTHECVLKLNVDEHHLLDERNLPTGEVRPAKLVDTPLDRVNWDDCFHGHGPLVADYTADGRGVRLEMDSGVEWVQLYTPENFPRDVAPSGKALAVEPMSAPPNALRSGIDLVRLKQGKPHVFSLHLSAVEK, from the coding sequence ATGACCGGTTATACATCGAATGAAGAGCGCGCCGACATTGAGTGCGTCAGCATCTCTCATGGCGATTACTTAGCCGAAATTGCCTTATGGGGCGGCGGCGTGAAATCCCTGACCTTTCGGGGACGGCCGCTGCTAGAAACCTATAAGGACAAGCCCCCGATGATGGCTGGGGTGGTACTAGCGCCGTGGCCTAACCGCACTGAAGACGGTCAATTCACTTGGCAGGGCGAGCACTACCAGCTGGACCTTACAGAGCCAGAGCGCAATAACGCTATTCATGGGCTTGCAGTGGACTGGTGGAAGTTAGTTGAACAGCATAAAGACGAGGTCACGCTAACTTTTAGCATTGGGCCCCACAATGGCTGGCCTTGGACTGTAGAGCTAGTGGCCACCTACGCCGTGGATGATAGCGGCTTGCATTCTCATCTGAAGGCCGTGACCGAGCACGCCGAGGACATCCCATTTGCTTATGGGCTTCACCTCTACCTGTCTGCGCAGGGTGCGCCCACCCACGAGTGCGTGCTCAAACTGAATGTGGATGAGCACCACCTTTTGGATGAAAGAAACCTGCCCACCGGTGAGGTGCGCCCGGCGAAGTTGGTGGACACACCGCTGGACCGTGTGAACTGGGATGACTGTTTTCACGGACACGGCCCGCTTGTAGCGGACTATACCGCCGATGGCCGCGGGGTCCGCTTGGAAATGGATAGCGGTGTGGAGTGGGTGCAACTGTATACACCGGAGAATTTTCCCCGCGATGTAGCACCATCGGGCAAGGCCTTGGCCGTTGAACCTATGAGTGCGCCACCTAATGCCTTGCGCAGTGGGATAGATCTTGTGCGACTTAAACAGGGGAAACCGCACGTTTTTAGCCTGCATTTGTCTGCCGTAGAAAAATAA
- a CDS encoding DUF559 domain-containing protein gives MEHHAQQFLQEAAKIKSMLNHEFINLRYAGLTSPYYPALYSGELKRVAPWIAVKTTTWESWPWHKQQLALTLGAGLSAHRASLVAKSAARIWGIWVIPRRNEIIELASPSGSIPPQTQWPRKYYRMARIEETTVERAGVRVTNPARTCLDIARLHGFAEGLVAVDSALRAGLVSVEDLKETRAAMARMKGPIPMKMVVKHAYAGSESPYESLLRALIIERIPAATVYPQFRVLGKYRADLCIDGWLIIEVDGDTKYDGTYGTAPETVVKEQMRRQREIENQQFTVLRFGPKELVNDPNRVVETIVEYLERKAGKVA, from the coding sequence TTGGAGCATCACGCTCAGCAGTTTCTCCAAGAAGCGGCGAAGATAAAGAGCATGTTAAATCATGAGTTCATTAATCTTCGTTATGCAGGTTTAACTAGTCCTTACTATCCAGCGCTCTACTCAGGAGAACTAAAGCGGGTTGCACCCTGGATTGCAGTAAAAACAACGACGTGGGAAAGCTGGCCATGGCATAAGCAACAGTTGGCCCTTACTTTAGGGGCCGGCCTAAGTGCGCACAGGGCATCGTTGGTGGCTAAGTCAGCTGCGCGTATTTGGGGAATTTGGGTGATTCCTCGAAGAAACGAGATCATTGAACTTGCCTCGCCGTCAGGAAGTATCCCACCGCAAACGCAGTGGCCGCGAAAGTATTACCGAATGGCTCGGATAGAGGAAACAACGGTGGAAAGGGCTGGAGTCCGCGTGACGAATCCGGCGCGGACATGCTTGGATATCGCCAGGCTACATGGGTTTGCGGAGGGGCTTGTTGCGGTCGATTCCGCGTTACGTGCGGGCCTGGTTTCGGTAGAAGATCTGAAGGAAACACGGGCAGCGATGGCTCGGATGAAGGGGCCTATCCCCATGAAAATGGTAGTCAAGCATGCGTATGCCGGTTCCGAATCACCGTACGAGTCGCTTTTGCGGGCGTTAATTATTGAAAGGATTCCCGCTGCCACTGTGTATCCTCAATTTCGCGTATTGGGAAAGTATCGGGCTGACTTATGTATCGATGGGTGGCTCATTATCGAGGTCGACGGGGACACTAAGTACGACGGTACGTATGGGACAGCGCCGGAAACAGTGGTCAAGGAACAGATGCGCCGGCAACGAGAAATCGAAAACCAGCAATTTACGGTATTGAGATTTGGGCCAAAAGAGCTGGTCAATGACCCGAATAGGGTCGTAGAGACAATAGTTGAATACCTGGAGCGAAAGGCGGGAAAAGTAGCGTAG
- a CDS encoding YdcF family protein → MDNSQRDPLLVLGSRVTHGHPGAMLRSRLDKALELYSGQTVIVSGRGEAGAMAEYLIQRGVDPADVLVEPAATSTNENLENAHSLAPDDVLQVVTNDFHALRTTLWAWHLGIAINVHPARTPWLAMPSNYLREVVATPHSVARILWRRLRK, encoded by the coding sequence ATGGACAATTCCCAGCGCGATCCGCTCCTTGTTTTGGGCTCCCGTGTCACCCACGGTCACCCAGGCGCCATGCTGCGGTCGCGCTTGGATAAGGCGCTCGAACTCTATTCTGGGCAGACGGTCATCGTCTCTGGCCGCGGGGAAGCGGGCGCGATGGCTGAGTACCTAATCCAGCGGGGTGTTGATCCTGCGGATGTGCTCGTGGAACCGGCCGCTACCAGTACAAATGAGAACCTAGAAAACGCGCACAGCCTCGCACCAGATGACGTGTTGCAGGTGGTTACCAACGATTTCCATGCGCTGCGCACCACATTGTGGGCCTGGCATTTGGGAATTGCGATAAACGTTCACCCCGCGCGCACGCCGTGGCTAGCGATGCCGAGCAATTACCTGCGCGAGGTTGTGGCGACCCCGCATTCCGTGGCGCGCATCCTGTGGCGGCGACTGCGCAAGTAG